In Mycolicibacterium phocaicum, one DNA window encodes the following:
- a CDS encoding GMC family oxidoreductase yields MATFDYLVVGAGTAGCVLANRLSADPRNRVLLIEAGGHARSPYLRVPKLGSRLFGNSRYIWQHQTIPLGPHGTTEFWPRGKVLGGSSSVNGMVYNRGQKADFDELEQLGNRGWGWDNILAAYRSFEHNTIGQSSTRGFGGELAISVVPDPDPLALTTIAAGTCLGMRPLADLNESDEPRIGLSPATIHNGRRISAATAFLDPVRARPNLQVLTGATAERLEFTRGRATGVVLRLGTLSMVVRAEREVVLTLGALGSPKLLQLSGIGPRDVLAAAGVPRYLERSNVGRRMRDHRTLVNTYRLNRNIGHNRHLSTTSGKVRSTIRYAISGRGPLAAPTGDVLAFFKTGPDQSRVDGQMLVTALTLAGHGGAVERLPGLSCMGEILRPTSEGSVWISSPDPDHPLMIDPNYLATAHDRTAAIGVLRTMREVFQQSPIADLIATELTPGPDTQSDDELLHAAMAQGLTGFHAIGTCGMGPDDDDIVDDRLRVRGIDGLRVADLSIMPIMLSGNTNAPAMAMAARAADLILDTPARAGSHRGHRPTIDSSRPSNLTPSTSWSPALNGARSVATM; encoded by the coding sequence ATGGCCACATTCGATTACCTCGTGGTGGGCGCCGGGACGGCAGGGTGCGTACTGGCCAATCGACTGTCCGCCGATCCCCGGAACCGAGTACTGCTCATCGAAGCCGGTGGTCACGCGCGTAGCCCCTACCTGCGCGTACCCAAGCTCGGCAGTCGCCTGTTCGGCAACTCGCGGTACATCTGGCAACACCAGACCATTCCGCTGGGCCCCCACGGCACCACCGAGTTCTGGCCGCGCGGCAAGGTTCTCGGTGGATCCAGCTCAGTCAACGGCATGGTCTACAACCGCGGCCAGAAAGCCGACTTCGACGAACTCGAGCAGCTGGGCAATCGCGGCTGGGGCTGGGACAACATCCTCGCCGCATACCGAAGCTTCGAACACAACACCATCGGCCAGTCGTCGACGCGAGGGTTCGGCGGCGAACTGGCGATCAGCGTCGTCCCCGACCCTGACCCACTCGCGCTCACCACGATCGCCGCCGGCACCTGCCTGGGCATGCGCCCCCTCGCCGATCTGAACGAGTCGGACGAACCGCGCATCGGACTTTCGCCCGCGACCATCCACAACGGCAGACGGATCAGCGCCGCCACGGCATTCCTGGACCCGGTGCGCGCCCGCCCCAACCTGCAGGTGCTCACCGGCGCCACGGCAGAGCGGCTGGAGTTCACCCGGGGCCGGGCCACGGGCGTGGTCCTGCGACTGGGCACCTTGTCGATGGTGGTCCGCGCCGAGCGCGAAGTGGTCCTCACGCTGGGCGCACTGGGATCACCGAAACTGTTGCAGCTCTCCGGAATCGGGCCCCGCGATGTACTTGCGGCCGCTGGCGTGCCGCGCTACCTGGAGCGCTCGAACGTCGGGCGGCGCATGCGGGATCACCGGACTCTTGTGAACACCTACCGGCTCAACCGCAACATCGGGCACAACCGGCATCTGTCGACCACGTCGGGCAAGGTTCGGTCCACGATCCGATACGCCATCAGCGGGCGCGGACCACTGGCCGCACCGACCGGCGACGTGCTCGCATTCTTCAAGACCGGACCCGATCAGTCGCGGGTCGACGGTCAGATGCTCGTCACCGCCCTGACCCTCGCCGGCCATGGCGGTGCCGTCGAGCGCCTGCCGGGCCTGTCCTGTATGGGCGAAATTCTGCGACCGACGTCGGAAGGCAGCGTCTGGATAAGCTCACCCGACCCCGACCACCCCTTGATGATCGACCCCAACTACCTGGCCACCGCCCACGACCGGACCGCTGCCATCGGCGTCCTACGCACCATGCGCGAGGTGTTCCAGCAGTCGCCCATCGCCGACCTCATCGCCACGGAGCTGACACCCGGCCCCGACACCCAATCCGACGACGAGCTCTTGCACGCCGCGATGGCGCAGGGGCTGACCGGTTTCCACGCCATCGGAACCTGCGGCATGGGACCGGACGACGACGACATCGTCGATGACCGGTTACGGGTCCGCGGCATCGACGGACTACGGGTGGCCGACCTGTCGATCATGCCGATCATGTTGTCCGGCAACACAAATGCGCCTGCCATGGCGATGGCCGCGCGGGCCGCGGACCTCATCCTGGACACGCCGGCGCGCGCCGGCAGCCACCGCGGTCACCGGCCGACGATCGACAGCTCCCGACCGTCGAACCTGACCCCGTCGACGTCGTGGTCGCCGGCACTGAACGGCGCCCGCAGCGTCGCGACGATGTGA
- a CDS encoding sodium:proton exchanger, with translation MTSTRSAGPTTRRPLARSLLLAAAFVLPAVALRVTGVHPDPVVSLLAFGAAVVAASFVLAWAAEAAQVDVSGGFAIAVLALIAVLPEYAVDLYYAYVAGHDAEYVQYAAANMTGSNRLLMGIGWPVVVIVGLYVVQRMSAETSKPMLALEPGNRVELGFLLIAGLVAFIIPATGRIHLVLGVAMLAWFGFYLYKLTRGEPEEPELVGTAAAIGALPDRARRITVVTLFLVSGAVILMCAEPFANSLIDAGTELGVDRFLLVQWLAPLASEAPEFIIATIFAARGKSTAAIATLISSKVNQWTLLMGSLPIAYLAGGGGTALVLDGRQVEEVLLTATQTMMGVALILSLRFHRATAWLLLALFVVQFPITSTTGRLVLCGVYGALTVVGLIINRRHIVATLRAPFSAGDHDVDGVRFDGRELSIVGR, from the coding sequence GTGACCAGCACCCGATCCGCCGGCCCGACCACGCGTCGGCCGCTCGCGCGATCCCTGCTGCTGGCCGCCGCGTTCGTTCTTCCGGCGGTGGCGCTGCGTGTCACCGGTGTGCACCCAGACCCCGTTGTCTCGCTCCTGGCGTTCGGTGCGGCCGTCGTCGCCGCCAGCTTCGTGCTGGCCTGGGCGGCCGAAGCGGCGCAGGTCGACGTGTCCGGTGGCTTCGCGATCGCCGTATTGGCGCTGATCGCGGTGCTGCCCGAGTACGCCGTCGACCTCTACTACGCCTACGTCGCCGGCCACGACGCCGAGTACGTGCAATACGCCGCCGCCAACATGACCGGCTCCAACCGGCTGCTCATGGGCATCGGCTGGCCGGTCGTGGTGATCGTCGGCCTGTACGTCGTACAGCGCATGTCGGCCGAGACCAGCAAACCGATGCTGGCGCTGGAACCCGGCAACCGGGTCGAGCTGGGATTCCTGCTCATCGCCGGGCTCGTCGCCTTCATCATCCCGGCGACGGGCCGCATCCACCTGGTGCTCGGCGTGGCCATGCTGGCCTGGTTCGGCTTCTACCTGTACAAACTGACCCGCGGGGAGCCCGAGGAGCCCGAGCTCGTCGGTACCGCCGCGGCGATCGGCGCGCTGCCGGACCGGGCCCGCCGGATCACCGTCGTGACGCTGTTCCTGGTGTCCGGCGCGGTCATCCTGATGTGCGCCGAGCCGTTCGCGAACAGCCTGATCGACGCCGGTACCGAACTGGGCGTCGACCGCTTCCTGCTGGTGCAGTGGCTGGCGCCGCTGGCCTCGGAGGCGCCGGAGTTCATCATCGCGACCATTTTCGCCGCGCGGGGCAAGAGCACCGCGGCCATCGCGACCCTGATCTCATCCAAGGTCAACCAGTGGACGCTGCTGATGGGCTCGCTGCCCATCGCCTACCTCGCCGGTGGCGGCGGAACCGCGCTGGTTCTCGACGGCAGGCAGGTCGAGGAGGTGCTGCTGACCGCCACCCAGACCATGATGGGTGTGGCGTTGATCCTGTCGCTGCGGTTCCATCGGGCGACGGCGTGGCTGCTGTTGGCGCTGTTCGTCGTGCAGTTCCCGATCACCTCGACCACCGGCAGGCTGGTGCTGTGCGGTGTCTACGGTGCGCTGACGGTGGTGGGCTTGATCATCAACCGCCGTCACATCGTCGCGACGCTGCGGGCGCCGTTCAGTGCCGGCGACCACGACGTCGACGGGGTCAGGTTCGACGGTCGGGAGCTGTCGATCGTCGGCCGGTGA